From Oryzias melastigma strain HK-1 linkage group LG17, ASM292280v2, whole genome shotgun sequence:
aatacatatttttgtacGTTTAACAACCAGAAGTATTAACATTAATCACCAACaacttaacattttttcaaatttgttgaGAAATATAGTTCAAAATTAAGTTTGATTGCggaataatattttaattaaagttgtgCTTTAGCCACagctcagccaatcagagcagagtTCCTTAATTAACCTTTAATGGATTCTTGGgctatgtctttttttttcttggggtGTGTCCGAATTCTCTAACTACTGAGTATGACACCAGcaatttcacaaaatgaaaacctAATATACTCAAGTATTTTACAAAGAAGATGGtcgtgtctgaattcccacccttaTCGCTAAGGACTAAAAAGCTAtaaagtgcaggactatatagtgatctggattttaaagataattcagacacaatgctcactacttttctttagtttttctaaaatccAAAAGCGTCCATTAGAATGTCTTcatttccttgtctgagctggaatctggctcaagactctacagctggatagcttcaacattcctcgccatttttgttgtaatgttAGGTCGGGGTTGTTAGGGGCTGGAAGCTAACGGTAGAGtttaaacaaaggcatgatgggaaatagtGATGGAATTGCTCTgtgctaacagtcccgcccacaactcaaaggcaaatgattgatgaactactgctgctNNNNNNNNNNNNNNNNNNNNNNNNNNNNNNNNNNNNNNNNNNNNNNNNNNNNNNNNNNNNNNNNNNNNNNNNNNNNNNNNNNNNNNNNNNNNNNNNNNNNNNNNNNNNNNNNNNNNNNNNNNNNNNNNNNNNNNNNNNNNNNNNNNNNNNNNNNNNNNNNNNNNNNNNNNNNNNNNNNNNNNNNNNNNNNNNNNNNNNNNNNNNNNNNNNNNNNNNNNNNNNNNNNNNNNNNNNNNNNNNNNNNNNNNNNNNNNNNNNNNNNNNNNNNNNNNNNNNNNNNNNNNNNNNNNNNNNNNNNNNNNNNNNNNNNNNNNNNNNNNNNNNNNNNNNNNNNNNNNNNNNNNNtgagtgtttcagctgatctaaggttttctggaagtctgttccagatctgtggtgcatagaagctgaatgcagcttctccatgtttagaaGACAATGTCGCTATTACTGCATTCTAAATACAGTACAAGTAAGGTTAGAcatcatttcattcatttcattctgactaaaaaacacattaacaccATTAACAAAACACCATTAATTCACCACAAACGTATACATACAGATGTACTGCTGTGTGTGTATATCTATATACGGTATACACTTCCTTATCTNNNNNNNNNNNNNNNNNNNNNNNNNNNNNNNNNNNNNNNNNNNNNNNNNNNNNNNNNNNNNNNNNNNNNNNNNNNNNNNNNNNNNNNNNNNNNNNNNNNNNNNNNNNNNNNNNNNNNNNNNNNNNNNNNNNNNNNNNNNNNNNNNNNNNNNNNNNNNNNNNNNNNNNNNNNNNNNNNNNNNNNNNNNNNNNNNNNNNNNNNNNNNNNNNNNNNNNNNNNNNNNNNNNNNNNNNNNNNNNNNNNNNNNNNNNNNNNNNNNNNNNNNNNNNNNNNNNNNNNNNNNNNNNNNNNNNNNNNNNNNNNNNNNNNNNNNNNNNNNNNNNNNNNNNNNNNNNNNNNNNNNNNNNNNNNNNNNNNNNNNNNNNNNNNNNNNNNNNNNNNNNNNNNNNNNNNNNNNNNNNNNNNNNNNNNNNNNNNNNNNNNNNNNNNNNNNNNNNNNNNNNNNNNNNNNNNNNNNGGCATCTAcggtatgtatatatatatatatataatatctatttatatatatatgtataaacgCCTCTCAGAAATTCGCCACATGTAATCTCTTGACAGTCCAAGAGAAACCGACCAACCTGAACCAGATCTGAACTACACCGCACGATTGTGGTAAAGATGCAATACGATTAACGCAATGGCCGATCACTTTGAACTATAAAGCGGGCATGAGGCAGCCAAGCCGCCATTAGGGAGtcagtagctgtgtttccattacacaaaagagcaaaactttattgaaattctcgAATTgtcaagaaaacacaatttcgcAAATAcaatgtttccattaaatcctaattaggcaaatacacacaaatcaactcacgtgataagtcttttaaaaaatgtctattttatcTGCTTACATTATCACTTTAATAAGATTAGTAAGAAAATCACAAGAGGATTTGAGTATTGGCAAACAGGTTTAATGCCGCTTTATGTCTTCCTTAGAGGTGGACGCTGTAAACCGAGAGGCGTCCGAGCGTTTTGCCGCTGGCTACATCCAGTGCATGCACGACGTGCACACGTTCATGTCCGGCTGTCCGGGGATCGACCACGGACTGTCTGCGGAGCTGCTGAACCACCTTCTGGAGAGCTTGCCCCTGAACGAGCAGAATTTGGTACCTGACGCTGGCCGTGACAGCTCTTGCGCGCCGCGTGACGGACTGCACATGGCCGGGGTGTCCCCTTCACCCTCTGCCTCCTCCGCGGATGACCTCAGCTCGGATCTGGATGAAACAGACTCGGAGAACAGTCAACGTTCCAACTCAGAGGAGGGAAGGGAGAGCCACGGTGTCCTGTGGAGACCGTGGTAGAGCAGGTCAAACCTGTTTTTGGGATAGTGTGTGACATTTTGTTAAGCTAGAAATAAgctatttaataaatatattcatgtaaCGGAAATACCTAAAAGGTATCAAAGTATTTGTAAATATGTATAAGACAATAGCTGTCCCACTAACCTAAGTTATTCTCTGCCTGACGACTTTTATTTATAGACGACCCACCAGCTCTGCTTCGTCCCCTTCAATAAATAACTTTCTAACAAATGGGTTTATTTAGAATTTCTTTTGCAGCCACATTTCACACACAAGGATCCCACAAACCACCCACCCTCATCTGCTACAATGATATTAGCTCTTACTCTGCACTGTGGGCCCGTTTGTGTACTCTCTCTCCCTCAGCACGTCGTAGGCATTTGTGAGGTGTGAGATGAGTAATCTGCTCACTCCTTATATGGTTCTTCTTGAGCTCATGGAtgcttgtttttcaaaaataacttttctaaGTTGCTCTGTCATGATtcctttaggatttttttgccTTTGAGGGGCGTGTCTTTCTCTTGTACTTTAGTAGATTTGCTGTAATTTACAAggaaaagctacatttttagaaaaaacaaagttcttaACCTAATTTAATGACAAGTAAAATGCATGTGAATGGTGTGCAGACTCTGTAGCTCAGGAAGAAGCAgcattttaagaataaaagtcCCTTTTCTGCTCCTGCGGCTCCGCTTCACGaataacaaaagacaaaagttttgaGGCCGCCGGGATCTGTTTTGTTCCTGTGATTTGATCTGAAAGTGTCAGTTTTAACACGGATCACAGAACAACACCAAGAGTGACAACaagtgaaaaagtaaaaaaaggagaaaatcagGAAGGGGGTTTGCAGCAGCAATTGAGGAGACGTCCTGTTAGGAAGAAGGagtcaaaattttaataaatgccTCCACGACTATTGCTAACTAAAACCTTGAAGACTTAAAAGTCCTATTAacatttgaaattttgaaacaAGCGTCCTTTAGATCCATTAAAAGACTTCAAAAACATCTCCAGCAGGTGATATGTTCAGATATGAGTCATAAAACTTTGCAAAATTGTCGTacactaataataaaataaatatgtttccaCTAATCTGTGCTATAAATGCAATTCCTAATAATTTAAATCACTTCAATCATCTTAATAATCAAAATTGCTgtaattttgtgtgtttttcagtaGCAAAGCGAAGAAGCAAAGAGCTTTGCCTGTTCTtagatatttatattatatgtcCTAACTTTTCACAGTTAAATAATTTCACATATCACTAATGTAATAATCAGAAATGACTGAAAGCTGCACAGAAAAGACACAGAGAGGCCGGCAGTAGCTCTGTTGCATCTGAAGGGGGCGCACATAAGCTCAAATTTGTTCTTTGAAAGTTGCTGATAAAGTTCAAAAAgagtaattttatttatgttttaaaaactctaTTAAGAATTAGAAACTTTACAATAGGTAGAAGAAAACCCCACACATACCGTGCAAACAGCACATAAACAACGAACATTTTACTGCAGGAATTACCGGTTAAAATGTAACCgctatgttttatttatttatttctttgttttattaattctttccttttttaataactattttagtgtttttcacGTTATTATTATTGGCTTCTATAATTGATTTTacctaaaatttaatttttttttgttaatttattaacaaatttatttattaattttttgtaatcaattttaatttttaattaattttaattttttttacattttttaaatttctttatttattaatttgaatTGCAGCCATGCCTTCTCCCAatgtggctgggataggctccagcaaccccgtagCCTCAAAAGAGAACAAGTGGGTTTGAAACGTCCCgcattgtaaataaatatacattaaataaagttttttctttaataaaaaaaaaaactaaaagtacaCATTCTCCCAAGTTTTACACTTTTGTTTAACATCTGCTGCCAAAgaaatatatacacatatatggACTTTTTTGCTCTCTAAATTACATTAACTGGCTTTatctaaatgtacatttattatGTTATTAATTCACTGATTCTTAATTAATTAGAACTTTTCCGTAGTTTTTTgaccacttttttttgttacattttctctaataattttttggaaaatgccTTTTCAGGTCTACTCTAgatgtttttaacagttttattattactattttgtCGTTTTATTTCATTATAGTGTCAAAATTACACTAATATTGACTCAGAAGTTGGGAGAGGGGAAAGTGTGGAGCAACATCCAGCCCTGGATTAAGTTATTTGGCATCAGGCAGCAAtctctttcagcaaaaagcaacCAGACATTTTCTCCTGTGAATAAAACTCGTGCATTTATCAGAAAATTATTATCTGACAACTGCAGCAAAAAGGCAATAAACGATGGAGTCACAGACTGATCAAGTCCTCAGAGACGACGATGACAGCAGCAGGAGATCCATTCATGTTTGCACTTCTTAAGGTGGAATGAGACTTTGATCATGGAAGAGTCCAgacagaaattacatttattcattaatcttagccaagctttttaaaaaataaatatgatttttattttattaatatactttaaatattttattcaacttttttcaatagaaacaaacaagcatgacgcttttttttccatttggcaacattttatttgagaaaaataaactcagtttcaaataagaacaaaaaaaggacaacaaaAATAGTTGTTATATGAAAAAAAGGTGCTTTGCTCTTAAATGTTCAGATAGAAAGACAAATGTCAACATTGGAAATTGATCAAGTTGCAC
This genomic window contains:
- the hes6 gene encoding transcription cofactor HES-6 produces the protein MSDTRGADGGPSDRKMRKPLVEKKRRARINDSLHELRLLVADADLQSKMENAEVLEVTVNRVENILQNRDREVDAVNREASERFAAGYIQCMHDVHTFMSGCPGIDHGLSAELLNHLLESLPLNEQNLVPDAGRDSSCAPRDGLHMAGVSPSPSASSADDLSSDLDETDSENSQRSNSEEGRESHGVLWRPW